The window TACTCTTGcctaattaaaattattttggggaaTGAAATTTTAAGGAAACTTTAAACCAGCAAATTTACTATCTGAATAAATTAACCTTACAAAACAATTTCAAAGTAAATAGTCCATATATTCACTCAATATAACTTATGTAATGTATGTGTAATgtataaaactaagaaaaatatgaatgtatttcCAGAGGATTGCACATCTTAGTTACCTCAGAAAAATGACTATAGAAAAATGTTGAAgcattataaaaaggaaattagaataatttacatatataaaataagagcaaaattCTACCacgaagaaaaaaaattctacaaagaaTAAGTTAAtctgatattaagaaaaaatgttggggggacccaggtggctcagtcagttaaacctctgactcttgctctcagcttgggtcttgatctcagggtcctaaattCAAGGCCTACATTCAGCtccgtgctgggcgtggagcctccttaaaaaaaagaggagatccctgggtggctcagcaggttttgtgcctgccttgcacccagggtgtgatcctggagttctgggatggagtcccgcgtcaggctccctgcatggagcctccttctccctctgcctgtgtctgcctctgtgtatgtgtgtgtgtgtgtgtgtgtgtgtgtgtgtgtgtgtgtgtgtgtcatgaataaattttttaaaatcttaaaaaaaaaaaaagaaaaagaaagaaacggcGACTTAACGTGTATTAATAGAAGCTTCATTCTACTTCATTTTCAACTAACATATCCAGAAACGGTATTTGCTTTTGAAGTGAGAATGCAAGAAACAGACAAGTCCACAATCATGGTTAGAAAAGTATTTGTTTAGTCATCTATAATCATCTCAGTGGGTGTAGTGACAGATTAGGACTCTAAGCGCCGCTGTTCGCCAGCTCTAAGAAAAGCTAAATGAGCTCTCTCCTTTCCGGAAGTTACGATCTACAGCTACGCAGAGCCTCACAGATGCCGGGAATCGCAGCAAAAGCTGCAACAGAACTCACCCTCTTAACTTGGGGCTCTTTGGTTTCTcctaagaaaaaaagatcatcgtaatttgcagaaggaaaaagagaacccAAGGAGTCAATTTGCACAGAaagctttctggaaaaaaaaatacataatgaagCAACAATGGCCACTCCACTGAGTCTCCCGCCCCGCTAAGGACTGGTTCTGCTGTGCCTTTTCCTGGACAGGCTGTGGGAGATCAGAGCCAGCCAGATCTGCTATTCGGTGCCTAAAGAGACAGAAAACGACTATATCGTGTAGGGACATCTCCAATGATCTGGGGCTGGAGCCCCGGGAGCTGGCGGAGCGCGGAGTCCGCATCCTCTCCAGAGGTAGGACACAGATTTTCACGAAGCAGCAGCTTGATCACCGCGGACAGGATAGACCGGGAGGAGCTCCGCGCTCGGAGCGCGCGGTGCCTGGTGAACTTTGAAGTCCAGGTGGAAGACGGAGTAAAACATTACAGAATAGAAGTAGAAGTGACTGCTATAAACGACAGTGCGCCACAATTCCAGGCTGAGAAgctggaaatgaaaattaatgaaatcactGTGCGTGGAACACATCCCCTCCCGGAGGCTGTTGACCCGGATGTGGGCATGAATTCCTTACAGAGCTACCAGTTCAGCCCCAATCGCCTCTTCTCCCTGGACGTGCAAACTGGAGAGGATGGAACTCTACACCCAGAGCTGGTACTGGAGTAGGCCCTGGACCGCGAGGTAGAGGCTGTTCACCACCTGGTCCTCAGCGCCGCTGACGGTGGTGACCCGCGTTGCTCCATCCAACACCGTGTACATCCACGTGAAGGTGTTGGATACAAACGACAATGCCCCGGTTTTTACTCTACCGATTTACCTTACCGAAAGTTCCAAAGAACGTGCCCCCAGGCTGCTTGCTGTGAGTGCCAGCGACCCAGATGAGGGAGCCAGGAGAGAAGTGGTCTACAGATTCTGGAAAATTAGTGAAAAACAATCTCCGTTATTCCAGCTTAATGAATATACTGGGGAAATATCAACAGCAGGGGATCTAGACTATGaagaatgtgcattttattttttaaaaaaatattttatttatttattcatgagagacacagagagacagagacagagacagagacgtaggcagagagagaagcaggctccatgcaggagcctgatgtgggactcgatcccaggactccaggatcacgccctggtccaaaggcagacgctcaacctctgagccacccaggcatcccagaatgtGCACTTTATGAAATGGAAATACAAGCTGAAGATGGAGCAGCACTTTTGGGGAGGACCAGAATACTCATTTTCGTGGAAGATGTAAAGGACAATAGACTGGAAGTGATCATTACATCTCTGTTTAGTTCAGTCTTGGAAAATACTCTTCCTAGGACAGTAATTGCCTTCTTGAATTTGCATGACTGAGACTCTGGGAAGAATGGTCAAGTTGTCTGTTACACACACACCTCATAATTTACCTTTTCAATTAGGAAATTTAATAGATTATTATAGATTGTTGACAGTCCACATTCTTAACAGAGGGGGGGAGAGCCTTCTGAATATCACATCACAGTAACCAACAGACAGAGGACTCGCCCTTGTCCATAGAAATTTACATCAACGTACACCTTCAACATCAAGGATCGCCCACCTTCCTTCTCTGGAAACTCCTACGACTGAGTATGAGGAGACAGACTGATGTCTCCCTGCAAACAACCTTAGAGGCATCTTCATCTTCTTGGTGACAGCCCATGACACTGACAGCAATGAGAACACCCTGGTGTTATTTACACCTTGGCTGAGGACACTATCCAAGTATCGCCTCTTTCTTCCTATATCTGCATCAACTCCGACACTGGCATGATATACATGCTGCGCTCCTTCACCTTTGAGCAGTTTCATGATCTTTAAATGCAAGTGAGGGCAAGCCACAGGGGGAACCCACCATTAGCAACGTGTCACTGAACTTGTTTGTGCTGGACAATGCACCAAAGATCCTGTACCTCACTCTCCGCCACTGATGGTACCACCAGTGTGGAGCTGACATTCCAGTATCCAGAACCTGGCTACCTGGTAACCAAGGTGGTGGCTGTAGAAAGAGACTCAGGTCAGAATGCCTGGCTGTCGTACCACCTGCTCAAGGCCAATGAACTTGGGCTCTTTGAGGTACAGGGCTTTCTGGACAGAGACAGGCTCCAGCGGAACCTGGTGGTAGATCCTCCCCCTCTCACCCACTATGCACACTCACTGTGACCTTGGCAACATTCCAGATGTGCTGGCTGACTTTAACAGTCTGGAGGTCTCTGCACACCCAGAGACCTCAGATCTCACCTTATACTTAGTGGTGGCAGTGCCTGCAATCTCCTGGCTCTTCCTCACCTTTGTCATTGTGTTGCTGGCACTCAGGTGGTGGCACTGGCACACCTCACATCTATTCCATGCTTTGGGAGTTGGATTGGCTGGTGCGCTTTCTTCTCACTTTGTGTGTATGGACCGGGTATTGGCTTTTCTGCCGACTTATTCCCAGGAAGCTTCATTCATGGTGGACTCCTGGGAGAGTCACGTGATCTTTCCCCAGCCCATGCTGATCAGCCAGAGGGCTGGAAGAAAAATGACCTTTTATGTGTTTCAGATGATTCTAAGTTTCCTATAGAAAACACCTCTTTGGTATCAGTAAgttccatttttcctttattttctattataattgGTTTTCTCTTCAAGTTTTGCACTTAAGGTATGATACACCATTAATATAAGATTAACACATACATGTGTGTTAACATATTTCACACAGAGTTTTCACTGGGCCTAATTTTTCCTCTAACATCTATAGGAGGCATTAATTGGTTATATCACTGACAAAATTTTCACTTTCTCATAATTAATCGAGGGTCAATGGAAACCTTCTTCATGGGACTACTCCCATTACTGAGCATTGAAATGGGCTATTTGGGTGGGGTTGCTTGGTTGGTTATCAGTTTGCTATTAATTCTTAGGGGTAGGGTAGTTTTCCATCCCCAAAATTTACTATTGTTATCTTTAGTGGTCCCATTGTGAACTTCTTACATATCTTTGAACCTCTTACATACTGCTGAAACATAACTACAGCTCATACTGATTTTGTAAAGGCACATTAGTGAGAAAACACATCCATTATTCTTGAAGAAAGTGAAAGCCCagactttttttgcttttctgtttctctgataGGACAATACGcctttgaggttttgtttttcagatcacATATTTGTAGAGGTTGTTTGAATAAAGATCATTTCTGAAGGAAGAATGATACTTCACTTAGAGGCGTTTCTGAGAATGAACACTGAGAGGAAAAACCAAGGGAGATAAACATTATTCCTCAATTATCTGTTTTCTTATGGCTCAATTCTCCAACCTACAGGCTAGAAATAAATCTGGATAAGGGAGACAgtttaggaaaacattttcagGAACTGCCAGGAAAAGttctaaaaatagtttattagcTTTTAGCTATAAGGAAAACAGTATTTGATTTTAAACATAGTGtcattttaagtaataaaagaCATTCcagcagtctttattttttttattaattttttgagagtgaaagggggTGGagcagacagagggggagagaatcttaagcagactctccactcagtgaggagcctgaagGGGGGCTGGATATCAAGatgcagagatcatgacctgagcaaaatcaagagtcagaggcttaaccaactgagccaccaggcccccCTCCaggagactttaaaaataagctttgaaGTTGACTCAAAATTCTATTCTAAACATGCTGGCTATAGGGTTAAAAAGTCTGGAAAACTATTATGACATTCAgacattataattatttcaaatactctAATCCTAAGCTAGTAAGAAAAAACTAAAGCATGAGGgtcatattttttattgttatgttgGGAAACCATCACTTGACATTTCTGTCCTGGGGAGTAACCATTGGGACTTagtattcataaatattaaatatgcgTTAATGTGGGAAAAAGAACAGATATTGATGATGGCTTGTATGTCATGATATGTAACTACTATTCTCTACCATTAATAATACCATTTGCAAGCTCACTGCGTGGATAACTGGGCAGAGTGTAAAATGCTGAATTTTACTTTTCTCAAACAAGATAGGACTTTTGCATTGGTCAcaatttatataacaaaataggcttaaagataaaatccttgCTTATCTTAATGTTTCatcttaagaattaaaatatcttggatttgcttcaaaataatgagggcttactatatattttaaatgaagacgGCCTTGTGTTGATCATTATTGCTGTTGGGTGACAAATATGCGAAGATTCAATAATAATACTCCCTACTTTTGTAtaagtttgaaattttttccataataaatttcttttaaaaaactaagtatataggggcacctgggtggctcagtggttgagtgcctttgactggggttgtgatcctggggtcctgggatagagtcttgcattgggctcccttcagggagcctgcttcttcctctgcctgtgtctctgcctctctctgtgtctttcatgaataaataaaatattttttaaaaaaaaaaactaagcataTATGCTGTAATACTTCAGTAAAACTAAAATTTGGAGCTATTATATAAGTGCATTTTCAAAGAGCAATATATACATACCCTCTCTCTccgcacacacacatatttctctTGTAtacatttctctatttctctctatataCAATCAGCTCCCAGCTCACCGGTGTTGCAGTAAAGCCACTTACTGGGATAAGTAGGCCAATGCAGAAGTAAAATACTACATCAGGAGCACTTCTCAGAGTATAGGgactatatagaaatatataggaATTTCGAAGAGCAATATAAATATTCTAGAGATATTCTAGAGAAAAATTGGATTCGAGGAACCAGACTGCGGTTCCACACGGGGCCTCTGGGCGCCGCTGTCGGCCAGTACAGGGCAAGCGCAGTCGCTCGGGATTCCTCAGTCTCCAGCCTGGGCTTTCCTGCGCAGTCACCAACACATTACGGAAGGAAACCCGCTCACACACTGAGGCTCCGAGCCGCGCAGACTGCCCAACAACCACGAATTCCCAGCGCCGCCTGTCATGGGCGGAATGTTCTTCTAGTGACGCCGCGGATTGCAGTTTCTTCAGCTTTCCGGAAAGACTGGGACCCAGCGAGAACTAGAGCACGCAATGGGAGGGAGCTGTGTTCGGAGGCGGCCAGCCGGCAGGCGGCAAGTACTGTTTCCCTTCCTGCTACCTTTGTTCTACCCCGCGCTCTGCGAGCCCATCCGCTACTCGATTCCCGAGGAACTGGCCAAGGGCTCGGTGGTGGGGAACCTCGCCAAGGATCTTGGGCTCAGCGTCCTGGATGTGTCGGCTCGGAAGCTGCGAGTTAGTGCGGAGAAGCTGCTTTTCAACGTAGACGCAGAGAGCGGGGACTTACTTGTGAAAGACCGAATAGACCGTGAGCAGATATGCAAAGAGAGAAGAAGATGTGAGTTGCAGTTGGAAGCCGTGGTGGaaaatcctttaaatatttttcatatcattgtggttgTTGAGGACATTAACGACCATGCCCCTCAATTccataaagatgaaataaacttAGAAATCAGTGAATCTGTATCCGAAGGTGCACGAATATCTCTTGACCCTGCCACTGACCCCGATATAAACACGAACTCAGTTAAAGATTATCAGATAAATCCTAACCCTTATTTCTCATTAATGGTTAGAGTTAATTCTGATGGTGGTAAATACCCAGAGTTATCTTTGGAGAAGCTCCTAGACCGTGAAGAACAGCGTTCTCATCGCTTGATACTGACTGCCTTGGACGGGGGGAACCCATCAAAAAGTGCCACCACTCGAATAGAAATCTTTGTCAGGGATGCCAATGATAACTTCCCAGTGTTTAGCAAAAATGAATATACTATCAGTGTTAGTGAGAATCTGCCCCCCGGATCCTCTGTGTTGCAGGTGACAGCCACTGACAAAGATGAGGGCATCAATGCAGAAGTAAACTACTATTTCAGGAGCACTGCTCAGAGTACAAGGCACATGTTCTCACTGGATGAGAAAACAGGTATGATTAAGAATAACCAGCCACTGGATTTTGAAGATACAGAAAGATACACCATGGAAGTGGAGGCAAGGGATGGAGGTGGTCTCTCTACCCAATGTAAAGTAATCATAGAAATCCTAGATGAAAACGATAATGACCCGGAAATAATCATCACTTCTCTCTCTGATGAAATTTTGGAGGATTCTCTTCCAGGAATGGTCGTGGCTCTCTTCAAAACACAGGACCAGGATTCTGGGGAAAATGGAGAAGTCACATGTAATTTAAGTAGAGATATTCCGTTTAAGATTCATTCTTCATCTAATAATTACTACAAGCTGGTTACAGATGGAGCCTTAGATCGAGAGCACAGTCCCCAATACAACGTCACCATAACAGCCACTGATAGGGGCAAGCCTCCGCTCTCCTCCAGCACTACCATCACCCTGCACATCGGGGATGTCAACGACAACGCGCCAGTTTTCCACCAGGCCTCCTACGTGGTCCACGTGGCCGAAAACAACCCTCCTGGAGCCCCCATCGCCCAAGTCAGCGCCTCCGACCCCGACCTGGGGCCCAACGGCCGCGTCTCCTACTCCATCGTGGCCAGCGACCTGGAGCCACGGGCGCTGGCGTCCTACGTGTCGGTGAGCGCGCAGAGCGGCGTGGTGTTCGCGCAGCGCGCCTTCGACCACGAGCAGCTGCGCGCCTTCGAGCTGACCCTGCAGGCCCGCGACCAGGGCTCGCCCGCGCTCAGCGCCAACGTGAGCCTGCGCGTGTTGGTGGGCGACCGCAACGACAACGCGCCGCGGGTGCTGTACCCGGCGCTGGGGCCCGACGGCTCGGCGCTCTTCGACACGGTGCCGCGCGCCGCGCAGCCCGGCTACCTGGTCACCAAGGTGGTGGCGGTGGACGCCGACTCGGGACACAATGCCTGGCTGTCATACCACGTGCTGCAGGCCAGCGAGCCGGGACTCTTCAGCCTGGGGCTGCGCACGGGCGAGGTGCGCACGGCGCGTGCCTTGGGCGACAGGGACGCGGCCCGCCAGCGCCTGCTGGTCGCCGTGCGGGATGGGGGACAGCCGCCCCTGTCGGCCACAGCCACGCTGCTCCTGGTTTTCGCTGACAGCTTGCAGGAGGCGCTGCCAGACGTCAGCGAGCGCCAGGCGCCCGCTGATCCCCAGGCTGAGCTGCAGTTCTACCTGGTGGTGGCTTTGGCCTTGATCTCCGTGCTCTTCCTCCTCGCGGTGATTCTGGCGGTTGCCCTGCGCCTGGGACGCTCCTCCAGCTCCACCACCTGGGGCTGCTTTCAGCCTGGTCTGTGTGTCAAGTCCGGACCTGTGGTTCCTCCCAACTATAGTGAAGGGACTTTGCCTTATTCCTACAATTTGTGTGTTGCCCATACTGGAAAGACAGagtttaattttctgaaatgtaaCGAGCAGTTGAGTTCAGGACAAGATATCCTACTCTGCAATGATTCATCTGGGGCCTTAATTCCACTTCAGGATGGGCATGATTTGACTGCACATCCTGAGACTCTCACACAGGTGAGTTCCacttttgtgtcttctttaatattCTGCTAGTTTCTCTTATTTCTGTAACTAATCATCGTTTTGTGTTCTCAGTGTTTACTCTGTGgattatatttttcaagatttactcGTTTCATAAGTTGCTCTATAATTCAGAAATAATGTCACTAAATTGGAGATATCTAGTCAAGTTCAGATTAGCAAAACAGGTAGTGActtcttaccaaaaaaaataatgagtaattATTCAAATCTGATAAGATTTAAGATGAATTTTCCATATCCTACTTATATGTTTTGAGTTTAATAATATTAAGCTACCcattatcagggatccctgggtggcgcagtggtttagcgcctgcctttggcccggggctcgatcctggagacccgggatggaatcccacatcgggctcccagtgcatggagcctgcttctccctctgcctgtgtctctgcctctctctctgtgtgactataatacataaataaataaaaattttaaaaaaataatattaagctACCCATTATCAAAGGAAGtgcttttttcaaagaaacatttattgcAAATAATGTCCTGGGTATATTTAGgtacttccatttattttagtaatttaaaaaactaagcaAGCTGGGTGCAGATCAACAAGTCTCTGAAATTCTATGCAAAGTTATTTTCCTTAGGAGATGAGTCAACCTTGTTTTCCATTGCCAAGTTTTCAATGCTCCCCAGAACTTAATACTAACTACCTAGAAGAATTTTTCTCTTCAACTTTTGGGTTTTCTCGTCTTCTTATGTTCATCTTTCCTTGGAGCTCAAATTGTACTCTTTCCTAATCTTTTATCTTCTACATTGCAAGATAATTT is drawn from Vulpes lagopus strain Blue_001 chromosome 8, ASM1834538v1, whole genome shotgun sequence and contains these coding sequences:
- the LOC121497332 gene encoding protocadherin gamma-B6 isoform X11 translates to MGGSCVRRRPAGRRQVLFPFLLPLFYPALCEPIRYSIPEELAKGSVVGNLAKDLGLSVLDVSARKLRVSAEKLLFNVDAESGDLLVKDRIDREQICKERRRCELQLEAVVENPLNIFHIIVVVEDINDHAPQFHKDEINLEISESVSEGARISLDPATDPDINTNSVKDYQINPNPYFSLMVRVNSDGGKYPELSLEKLLDREEQRSHRLILTALDGGNPSKSATTRIEIFVRDANDNFPVFSKNEYTISVSENLPPGSSVLQVTATDKDEGINAEVNYYFRSTAQSTRHMFSLDEKTGMIKNNQPLDFEDTERYTMEVEARDGGGLSTQCKVIIEILDENDNDPEIIITSLSDEILEDSLPGMVVALFKTQDQDSGENGEVTCNLSRDIPFKIHSSSNNYYKLVTDGALDREHSPQYNVTITATDRGKPPLSSSTTITLHIGDVNDNAPVFHQASYVVHVAENNPPGAPIAQVSASDPDLGPNGRVSYSIVASDLEPRALASYVSVSAQSGVVFAQRAFDHEQLRAFELTLQARDQGSPALSANVSLRVLVGDRNDNAPRVLYPALGPDGSALFDTVPRAAQPGYLVTKVVAVDADSGHNAWLSYHVLQASEPGLFSLGLRTGEVRTARALGDRDAARQRLLVAVRDGGQPPLSATATLLLVFADSLQEALPDVSERQAPADPQAELQFYLVVALALISVLFLLAVILAVALRLGRSSSSTTWGCFQPGLCVKSGPVVPPNYSEGTLPYSYNLCVAHTGKTEFNFLKCNEQLSSGQDILLCNDSSGALIPLQDGHDLTAHPETLTQQAPPNTDWRFSQAQRPGTSGSQNGDETGTWPNNQFDTEMLQAMILASASEAADGSSTLGGGAGTMGLSARYGPQFTLQHVPDYRQNVYIPGSNATLTNAAGKRDGKAPAGGNGSKKKSGKKEKK